The Methanolacinia petrolearia DSM 11571 genome has a segment encoding these proteins:
- the queC gene encoding 7-cyano-7-deazaguanine synthase QueC, which produces MKKAVCLLSGGMDSTTLAYVAKDIGYEILALHTRYGQRTEKKEAECARKVASLLGAVEFTEISLSHLLAFGGSSLIDKGMEVHDHEDLGEGIPNTYVPFRNSNLLSIATSYAEARGAEAIFIGVQASDYAGYPDCRPEFVEAFQHVIDLGTSDDTNITLMTPFVNLNKTEIVRRGIELGVPYEHTWSCYRSNGPACGNCDSCYYRLEAFKANGIPDPIEYE; this is translated from the coding sequence ATGAAAAAGGCAGTATGTTTGCTTTCAGGCGGAATGGATTCCACCACTCTTGCATATGTGGCGAAGGATATTGGTTACGAGATCCTTGCTCTTCATACGCGGTACGGACAGAGGACCGAGAAAAAGGAGGCGGAATGTGCAAGAAAGGTTGCATCGCTCCTGGGTGCAGTCGAGTTCACCGAGATCTCGCTTTCCCATCTCCTTGCGTTCGGCGGAAGTTCGCTTATTGACAAGGGGATGGAGGTGCACGATCACGAAGATCTGGGAGAGGGTATCCCGAATACATATGTTCCCTTCAGGAACTCGAACCTCCTTTCGATTGCCACGAGCTATGCGGAGGCAAGAGGGGCAGAGGCGATATTCATCGGAGTCCAGGCTTCGGATTATGCCGGGTATCCTGACTGCAGGCCTGAGTTTGTCGAGGCATTTCAGCATGTGATTGACCTGGGGACGTCGGACGATACGAATATCACGCTTATGACTCCCTTTGTAAACCTCAACAAGACCGAGATTGTCAGGAGGGGTATCGAGCTTGGTGTCCCTTATGAGCATACATGGTCCTGTTACAGGAGCAACGGGCCTGCCTGTGGGAACTGCGATTCCTGTTATTACAGGCTGGAAGCGTTCAAAGCGAATGGAATTCCCGATCCTATAGAATATGAGTAA
- a CDS encoding elongation factor EF-2, which translates to MTRRKKMVEQVTELMDKPEHIRNIGIVAHIDHGKTTLSDNLLAGAGMISEEIAGKACWMDSDEEEQARGITIDSSNVSMVHTYDNEEYLINMIDTPGHVDFGGDVTRAMRAVDGAVVLVDAVEGTMPQTETVLRQALKEGVKPVLFINKVDRLINELKVDEMEMQIRLGKVIDKVNKLIKGMSEEAYKGGWKLDAAEGTVAFGSALYNWAVSVPFMKKSGVSFKDVYEKCKAEDMKWLAKSSPLCAVVLDMVVRHLPDPLDAQKRRVPIIWQHGDKNTVEGKSMLTCDPNGPACLMVTDISFDPHAGEVATGRLFSGTLKRGTECYVMGTAKKVNRLTQVGIFMGAERIEVEALPAGNIAAVTGLKDAIVGSTVTTLQEMTPFESLKHYSEPVMTVAVEAKNMKDLPKLVTVLRQVAKEDPTVNVTINEETGEHLISGMGELHLEIITHRIERDKGVEIVTSPPIVVYRETITGTAGPVEGKSPNRHNRFYIELEPLSDNVVKMLKDGDISMDLPALERRDVLVEAGFDKDEAKNIKAIEGTNMFIDMTKGIQYLNETMELVLDGWREALAGGPLADEQVQNVKIRLVDVKLHEDAIHRGPAQVIPAVRSAVKAGLLLANDTLLEPMQILQITVPQEHMGSATGMIQGRRGQVYDMQSEGDTITVVGKAPVAELFGFAGDVRSATEGRAMWSTEFAGFAPVPGGMLKEIVTGIRKRKGLKEQIPEPSDYLA; encoded by the coding sequence ATGACCAGACGAAAAAAGATGGTAGAACAGGTAACGGAACTGATGGACAAGCCCGAGCACATCAGGAACATCGGTATCGTTGCCCACATTGATCACGGTAAGACAACACTCTCCGACAACCTGCTTGCAGGTGCGGGAATGATCAGCGAAGAGATCGCCGGAAAGGCGTGCTGGATGGACTCCGACGAGGAGGAACAGGCAAGAGGAATTACAATTGACTCCTCGAACGTCTCGATGGTGCACACCTACGACAACGAGGAGTACCTCATCAACATGATTGATACTCCAGGCCACGTCGACTTCGGAGGAGACGTTACAAGGGCGATGCGTGCCGTAGACGGTGCGGTTGTCCTCGTCGACGCAGTCGAGGGAACGATGCCGCAGACCGAGACCGTTCTCAGGCAGGCACTGAAGGAGGGTGTAAAGCCCGTTCTCTTCATCAACAAAGTAGACCGCTTGATCAATGAACTCAAGGTCGACGAGATGGAGATGCAGATCCGCCTCGGCAAGGTAATCGACAAGGTCAACAAGCTCATCAAGGGAATGAGCGAAGAGGCCTATAAAGGCGGCTGGAAACTTGATGCAGCCGAAGGAACGGTCGCATTCGGATCGGCACTTTACAACTGGGCTGTATCGGTTCCTTTCATGAAGAAGAGCGGTGTATCCTTCAAGGACGTATACGAGAAATGTAAGGCAGAGGACATGAAATGGCTCGCAAAGAGCAGTCCTCTCTGCGCCGTTGTCCTCGATATGGTCGTACGTCACCTTCCGGATCCGCTTGACGCCCAGAAGCGCCGTGTACCCATTATCTGGCAGCATGGAGACAAGAACACAGTAGAAGGCAAATCAATGCTCACCTGCGACCCGAACGGACCCGCATGCCTGATGGTAACCGATATCTCGTTCGACCCGCATGCAGGAGAGGTTGCAACAGGCCGTCTCTTCTCAGGAACACTGAAACGCGGAACCGAGTGCTATGTCATGGGAACAGCCAAGAAGGTCAACCGCCTGACACAGGTAGGTATCTTCATGGGTGCGGAGAGAATCGAAGTCGAAGCCCTTCCTGCAGGAAATATCGCCGCTGTCACAGGATTAAAGGATGCAATCGTAGGTTCGACCGTCACAACACTCCAGGAGATGACTCCGTTCGAGTCGCTCAAGCACTACTCGGAACCTGTAATGACCGTTGCAGTCGAAGCGAAGAACATGAAGGACCTTCCGAAGCTGGTCACCGTTCTGCGTCAGGTCGCAAAGGAAGACCCGACTGTAAATGTTACAATCAACGAAGAAACAGGAGAACACCTGATCTCAGGTATGGGAGAGCTCCACCTCGAGATCATCACCCACCGTATCGAGAGAGACAAAGGTGTGGAGATTGTTACCTCACCGCCGATCGTCGTATACCGTGAAACAATTACGGGCACCGCCGGACCGGTCGAAGGAAAATCGCCGAACCGCCACAACAGGTTCTATATCGAACTCGAGCCTCTGTCCGACAACGTCGTTAAGATGCTCAAGGACGGCGACATCTCCATGGATCTGCCTGCACTCGAGCGCCGTGATGTGCTTGTTGAGGCAGGGTTCGACAAGGACGAGGCAAAGAACATCAAAGCCATCGAAGGAACGAACATGTTCATCGACATGACTAAGGGTATCCAGTACCTCAACGAAACCATGGAACTTGTCCTCGATGGATGGCGTGAAGCCCTTGCAGGCGGACCTCTCGCAGACGAGCAGGTTCAGAACGTCAAGATCCGCCTTGTCGATGTAAAACTCCACGAGGATGCAATCCACCGTGGTCCAGCACAGGTCATACCTGCAGTCCGTTCTGCTGTAAAAGCAGGACTTCTTCTGGCAAACGACACACTCCTCGAACCTATGCAGATCCTCCAGATCACCGTTCCGCAGGAACATATGGGTTCGGCAACAGGAATGATCCAGGGACGCCGCGGACAGGTCTACGACATGCAGTCAGAAGGCGACACGATTACCGTTGTCGGAAAGGCACCTGTAGCAGAACTCTTCGGTTTCGCAGGAGACGTCCGCTCGGCAACAGAAGGCCGTGCAATGTGGTCCACCGAGTTTGCAGGATTCGCGCCTGTTCCAGGCGGAATGCTCAAGGAGATCGTAACAGGAATAAGAAAGAGAAAAGGACTGAAGGAGCAGATACCCGAACCTTCAGACTATCTCGCATAA
- a CDS encoding 30S ribosomal protein S12 — protein sequence MGNGKFAARKCKRDSKNNRWRDVNYSRKQLGLDIKSDPLEGAPQGRGIVLEKVGVEAKQPNSAIRKCVRVQLIKNGRQVTAFAVGDGAINFIDEHDEVTIEGIGGRLGRSKGDIPGVRYQVTEVNNVSLREMVIGKKEKPRR from the coding sequence TTGGGTAATGGTAAATTCGCAGCAAGAAAGTGTAAACGCGACTCTAAAAACAACAGGTGGCGTGACGTAAACTATTCGAGAAAGCAGCTCGGTCTCGATATAAAATCGGACCCTCTCGAGGGAGCACCCCAGGGCCGCGGCATTGTCCTTGAAAAGGTCGGTGTTGAGGCAAAACAGCCTAACTCGGCTATCAGGAAATGTGTCCGTGTACAGCTAATCAAAAACGGACGTCAGGTCACCGCTTTCGCGGTAGGCGACGGTGCCATCAACTTCATCGATGAACACGATGAAGTGACAATCGAGGGTATCGGCGGACGTCTCGGCCGTTCTAAGGGAGATATCCCCGGTGTCCGCTATCAGGTGACCGAGGTCAACAACGTTTCTCTCCGTGAAATGGTTATTGGAAAGAAGGAGAAGCCACGCAGGTGA
- a CDS encoding NUDIX hydrolase, which translates to MKKISNIYDGGRMKVEQVEIDLPGGITLERIVVKPGGAVAMLPVEDDYCYLIRQYRYPIEKYIYEAPAGTMDEGEKPPETAHRELIEETGFKAEELIDKGFIYTTPGYTNEVIYLYEARGLSPSSEFSPDPDELIEVVKVKKDEVHAMIADGRIVDAKTICLAYKCLGTD; encoded by the coding sequence ATGAAAAAAATAAGCAATATCTATGACGGAGGAAGGATGAAGGTCGAACAGGTGGAGATCGATCTTCCCGGCGGAATAACGCTTGAGAGAATTGTAGTCAAACCCGGCGGCGCTGTTGCCATGCTCCCCGTGGAGGATGATTACTGCTATCTTATCAGGCAGTACCGCTACCCGATCGAGAAGTACATTTACGAGGCTCCCGCCGGAACGATGGACGAAGGTGAAAAGCCGCCTGAAACCGCTCATAGGGAGCTTATCGAAGAGACGGGCTTTAAGGCGGAAGAACTGATCGATAAAGGCTTTATCTATACAACCCCTGGGTATACGAACGAGGTAATCTATCTCTACGAGGCGAGGGGACTGTCACCGTCTAGCGAGTTCAGTCCGGACCCCGATGAACTGATCGAGGTTGTAAAGGTGAAGAAAGACGAAGTCCATGCCATGATTGCAGACGGCCGCATCGTGGACGCTAAGACGATATGCCTGGCGTACAAATGCCTGGGGACGGACTGA
- the twy1 gene encoding 4-demethylwyosine synthase TYW1, giving the protein MQSEACKALRKQGYLFFSKESSAALKPCMWNKRALRGGDMCYKNKFYGISSHRCVQMTPTLKCNQNCLFCWRSMEHEVVETAECPPELIVEKIPALQKKALAGYNPSADTSTTDPALWEEALSPNMIAISLSGEPTLYSRLPELIDMLNGAGNTTFLVSNGTRPEMIGRCHPYQTYVSLDAPDRETYLKVCRPEEDYWDNIQKSLSLLGERRSAIRTTIVKGLNDFSPENYAAMYENSGASFIEVKGYMYLGYSRFRLERENMPEHSEVRDFALQISKYCNYKITDESPISRVVCMERR; this is encoded by the coding sequence ATGCAGTCAGAAGCATGTAAGGCCCTGAGGAAACAGGGTTATCTCTTTTTTTCAAAGGAATCGTCGGCGGCCTTAAAACCGTGCATGTGGAACAAGCGTGCACTCCGTGGCGGGGACATGTGCTACAAGAACAAGTTCTACGGCATATCGAGCCACAGGTGCGTCCAGATGACGCCGACCTTAAAATGCAACCAGAACTGCCTGTTCTGCTGGAGATCGATGGAGCACGAAGTCGTCGAGACTGCGGAGTGCCCGCCGGAGTTGATTGTTGAAAAGATCCCGGCTCTCCAGAAGAAGGCTCTTGCGGGATACAACCCGTCAGCCGATACGAGCACGACCGATCCGGCGCTCTGGGAGGAGGCGCTTTCACCGAATATGATTGCGATTTCCCTTTCGGGAGAGCCTACACTGTACTCCCGGCTGCCGGAATTGATCGACATGCTGAACGGTGCCGGCAACACGACATTCCTGGTATCGAACGGAACACGACCGGAGATGATCGGGAGGTGTCACCCGTACCAGACCTATGTCTCTCTTGATGCACCTGACAGGGAGACCTACCTTAAGGTGTGCAGGCCGGAAGAAGACTACTGGGACAATATCCAAAAGAGCCTCTCACTGCTCGGTGAGAGGCGGTCTGCAATACGGACGACGATTGTCAAAGGGCTGAATGATTTCTCGCCAGAGAACTATGCAGCGATGTACGAGAATTCGGGTGCCTCCTTTATTGAGGTTAAAGGCTATATGTACCTTGGATATAGCAGATTCCGGCTCGAAAGAGAGAATATGCCCGAACATTCCGAGGTCCGGGATTTCGCACTGCAAATATCAAAATACTGTAATTATAAAATAACTGATGAGAGCCCGATCTCGAGGGTAGTATGTATGGAGCGTCGTTGA
- the prf1 gene encoding peptide chain release factor aRF-1: MAEEVEMDSARKRYEFKKTLEKLGEKEGSGTELISIYIPPDKQIYDVTAQLRDEFGQCANIKSKQTRTNVQSAISSILSRLKYYNRPPERGMAIFCGNIKLGGDKTDLDCTIIEPPDVVPLYMYRCSSKFELEPLQQMLVEKEVYGLIVIDRRESYLGFLRGNRIEPMSGVTSTVPGKQRKGGQSAMRFQRLRLIAINEYYKKVGDRATDIFLAEPDFFERFKGVLIGGPTPTKEEFYEGDFLHHELKKRVIGLFDVAYTNESGLTELVDNASDALRGVEVMKEKVIMDRFFKELVKDDGLSSYGEESVRKNLEIGAVDTLLLSGNLRKSRLRLRCQSCDYQREETVLVKPGKRMSDLDFGICPKCSAPVYMEEEIDIVDELTELADSSSTNVMIISDDFEEGAMLFNAFGGIAAILRYRTGY, translated from the coding sequence ATGGCTGAAGAAGTTGAGATGGACAGTGCGAGGAAACGCTACGAATTTAAAAAGACTCTCGAAAAACTTGGAGAGAAAGAGGGGAGCGGAACAGAGCTTATTTCAATATACATCCCTCCGGACAAACAGATTTATGATGTAACAGCCCAGCTCAGGGATGAGTTCGGCCAGTGTGCCAACATCAAGAGCAAACAGACGAGAACGAATGTCCAGAGTGCCATCTCATCGATACTTTCGAGACTTAAATACTATAACAGACCGCCGGAGAGAGGAATGGCGATCTTCTGCGGAAATATCAAACTTGGCGGCGACAAGACCGATCTTGACTGCACGATAATCGAGCCGCCGGATGTCGTACCCCTGTATATGTACAGGTGCTCCTCGAAGTTCGAGCTGGAGCCCCTGCAGCAGATGCTTGTCGAAAAGGAAGTCTATGGCCTTATAGTAATCGACAGGCGGGAGTCATATCTCGGCTTTTTACGCGGCAACAGGATAGAGCCGATGTCGGGAGTTACATCGACGGTCCCAGGGAAGCAGAGGAAGGGCGGTCAGTCTGCGATGCGTTTCCAGCGTCTTCGCCTGATTGCAATCAACGAATATTACAAGAAGGTCGGCGATCGTGCAACCGATATATTCCTTGCAGAACCGGATTTCTTCGAGCGGTTTAAGGGGGTTCTTATCGGAGGCCCGACTCCTACGAAGGAGGAGTTCTATGAGGGCGATTTCCTCCATCATGAACTGAAGAAGAGAGTCATAGGCCTCTTCGATGTTGCGTACACCAACGAGAGCGGCCTTACAGAGCTTGTCGACAATGCAAGCGATGCACTCCGCGGCGTCGAGGTTATGAAGGAAAAGGTCATAATGGACCGTTTCTTCAAGGAGCTCGTGAAGGATGACGGGCTTTCTTCCTACGGCGAGGAGAGCGTCAGGAAGAATCTCGAGATCGGAGCAGTGGATACTCTCCTTCTTTCCGGAAATCTGCGAAAATCAAGGCTCAGGCTGCGATGTCAGAGCTGTGATTATCAGAGGGAGGAGACAGTACTGGTCAAGCCGGGCAAGAGGATGTCTGATCTCGACTTCGGTATATGCCCTAAATGCTCCGCTCCTGTCTATATGGAAGAAGAGATCGATATAGTCGACGAACTGACAGAGCTTGCCGATTCAAGCTCAACCAATGTCATGATAATATCCGACGATTTTGAAGAGGGTGCGATGCTCTTCAATGCGTTCGGCGGTATCGCCGCTATCCTGAGGTACAGGACGGGATACTAA
- a CDS encoding 7-carboxy-7-deazaguanine synthase QueE — protein MKVFEIFPSIQGEGPYQGIPSAFIRLSGCNLRCRWCDTPKTQDGSSSEEMTVDEVFGQVKKLGLSHVCITGGEPLIQQDELLSLLKDLHEDGYIVEIETNGTIDPVPVMEYSSVCMDIKCPSSGEKSFAPFVKKLRPSDCVKFVVEGKEDLEYMTGLLDDIPSYVEVCVSPVWGSDSRFIADYIMKLKRPVRFQLQLHKILGVN, from the coding sequence ATGAAAGTTTTTGAGATCTTTCCGAGCATACAGGGCGAAGGGCCGTACCAGGGGATCCCATCGGCTTTCATCCGGCTATCGGGCTGCAACCTCCGTTGCCGCTGGTGCGACACGCCCAAGACGCAGGACGGAAGTTCCAGTGAAGAGATGACCGTCGACGAAGTGTTCGGGCAGGTGAAAAAGCTGGGACTGTCTCATGTCTGCATAACCGGAGGAGAGCCCTTGATCCAACAGGACGAGCTGCTTTCACTGCTGAAAGACCTGCATGAAGACGGGTATATTGTCGAGATTGAAACGAACGGGACGATCGATCCTGTACCTGTAATGGAGTATTCGTCGGTCTGTATGGATATCAAGTGCCCTTCGTCGGGTGAAAAGAGCTTTGCGCCGTTCGTGAAAAAGCTCCGTCCATCCGACTGTGTCAAATTCGTCGTGGAAGGGAAAGAGGATCTCGAATATATGACCGGACTTCTTGATGATATCCCTTCCTATGTCGAGGTGTGTGTGTCTCCGGTGTGGGGCAGCGACAGCAGGTTCATAGCGGATTATATAATGAAGCTGAAAAGGCCGGTAAGGTTCCAGCTCCAGCTTCACAAGATACTTGGTGTCAACTAA
- a CDS encoding 6-carboxytetrahydropterin synthase: MSVKIYKETYFEASHRLMHYEGKCSRLHGHQWRVEFWVEGDVPADTRILVDYNLIKKVVEAYDHQVILNEDDPMVECISKFQDVITTKGDPTSELLAEIMVFELEEKCRDAGLSARVVKCRVYESVSCFAEWTP, encoded by the coding sequence ATGTCAGTAAAAATATACAAGGAGACCTATTTCGAGGCAAGCCACAGGCTGATGCATTACGAAGGCAAATGTTCGCGCCTTCACGGACACCAGTGGCGTGTGGAATTCTGGGTCGAAGGAGATGTCCCGGCCGATACACGCATTCTTGTCGACTATAATCTTATAAAAAAAGTCGTTGAGGCATATGATCATCAGGTGATCCTGAATGAAGACGACCCGATGGTGGAATGCATCTCGAAATTCCAGGATGTCATAACTACAAAGGGAGATCCTACGAGCGAACTCCTGGCCGAGATCATGGTCTTCGAACTGGAGGAGAAGTGCAGGGATGCCGGCCTCTCCGCAAGGGTAGTTAAATGCAGGGTATACGAGTCCGTGTCGTGCTTTGCGGAATGGACTCCCTGA
- the argS gene encoding arginine--tRNA ligase translates to MFFETYAVVEEALRKATGEENVLITDGGDHADLASTVAFSLAKSRRMNPAALASEIASQVKDELSGKGIGVEVKGPYINFIFGKKYLEEVIVEALKEGYGSLPQKPGRICLEHTSANPNGPLHVGHIRNSVIGDTLSRVLRKAGYTLEVEYYVNDMGRQIAIVSWGFDNIGLAQNEGEKDDHYVARVYVAANRAIEADESIKEEIDRRMALIENGDPEMVRKFRDAVLMCVGGIKETLLDLNVKHNRFIFESDFVRNGLMMNVLHRLEALPEAKHEGVLSLDLTEFGFEKEYVLRRSDGTSVYAARDLAYHEWKSDNFERIINVLGADHKLIGRQLQATMQLLGDKVPEIVFFEFVSLPEGSMSTRAGKFISTDELLEHVFEKALEEVETRRPELSADEKSSIARSVATGAIRFDIVRVSPDKATVFDWKEALDFEKQSAPYIQYAHARACSILEKAGEFEESFSAESEYEVALAKHIALFPKVIADVAGDLRPHVLAIYARELADLFNTFYRFDPVLKAEGDLRNSRLTLVKAAQNTLKEALETLGIDAVRSM, encoded by the coding sequence ATGTTTTTTGAGACTTATGCCGTTGTGGAGGAGGCCCTCAGGAAGGCCACCGGCGAAGAGAATGTACTGATTACGGACGGGGGTGATCACGCCGACCTTGCATCGACGGTTGCCTTCAGTCTTGCGAAGTCGAGAAGGATGAATCCTGCTGCACTCGCATCCGAAATCGCATCACAAGTAAAGGACGAACTATCCGGGAAGGGAATCGGTGTCGAGGTGAAAGGGCCTTATATCAATTTCATATTCGGGAAGAAGTACCTTGAGGAAGTCATTGTAGAGGCACTTAAGGAAGGCTACGGTTCGCTTCCGCAAAAACCCGGCAGGATCTGCCTGGAGCATACAAGTGCAAACCCTAACGGTCCTCTGCATGTAGGACATATCCGCAACTCGGTTATAGGGGATACACTTTCGAGAGTTCTTCGGAAGGCAGGGTATACGCTTGAGGTCGAGTATTATGTCAACGACATGGGCCGCCAGATCGCGATTGTCTCCTGGGGATTCGACAATATAGGTCTTGCACAAAATGAGGGCGAGAAGGACGATCATTATGTCGCCCGCGTTTATGTCGCTGCTAACCGTGCGATCGAGGCAGACGAGTCGATAAAGGAGGAGATCGACCGGAGGATGGCACTGATCGAGAACGGCGATCCGGAGATGGTCAGAAAGTTCAGGGATGCTGTTCTCATGTGTGTCGGGGGAATCAAGGAGACTCTTCTCGATCTCAACGTTAAGCACAACAGGTTCATCTTCGAGAGCGACTTCGTCAGGAACGGCCTGATGATGAATGTTCTCCACAGGCTTGAGGCATTGCCCGAGGCGAAGCATGAAGGGGTTCTTTCGCTCGACCTGACCGAGTTCGGGTTTGAAAAGGAGTACGTTCTCAGGAGATCCGACGGGACTTCTGTCTATGCCGCCCGTGATCTTGCATACCACGAATGGAAGAGCGACAACTTCGAGAGGATCATAAACGTCCTCGGGGCGGATCACAAACTGATCGGGCGCCAGCTCCAGGCAACCATGCAGCTTCTCGGCGACAAGGTTCCGGAGATTGTCTTCTTTGAGTTTGTCTCCCTCCCTGAGGGTTCGATGAGCACCCGGGCGGGCAAATTCATATCGACCGACGAGCTCCTCGAGCACGTCTTCGAGAAGGCCCTCGAAGAGGTCGAGACAAGGAGGCCCGAGCTTTCGGCTGATGAGAAGAGCTCTATTGCCAGGTCTGTTGCAACTGGTGCGATAAGGTTCGATATAGTCAGGGTCTCGCCGGACAAGGCGACGGTTTTCGACTGGAAGGAGGCACTGGACTTCGAAAAACAGAGCGCCCCGTATATCCAGTACGCACATGCGAGGGCCTGCTCGATCCTTGAGAAAGCCGGAGAGTTTGAGGAGTCGTTCAGTGCAGAGAGCGAATACGAAGTCGCACTGGCAAAGCACATCGCACTCTTCCCGAAGGTAATAGCAGACGTCGCAGGAGATCTCCGCCCGCATGTCCTTGCGATATATGCGAGGGAGCTTGCAGACCTCTTCAATACGTTCTACCGCTTCGACCCTGTGCTGAAGGCTGAAGGCGATCTCAGGAATTCAAGGCTTACACTGGTAAAGGCGGCGCAGAATACGCTGAAGGAAGCACTTGAAACGCTTGGTATAGATGCAGTCAGAAGCATGTAA
- a CDS encoding 30S ribosomal protein S7 produces MSAEEMIEENVEAQAKPENKEGPNYLLFNKWDLSEVQINDPGLVRYVSIDSAIVPHCSGRMQGQQFLKSEMFIVERLINRLMQTETNTGKKELTTRIVEDAFDIINKKTKKNPVQVLVDAIANAGPREETVRLKYGGINVPKSVDTAPQRRIDTALLFIARGVQQASHKKKKTVAACLADELIAAADGDARSFAVSKKEERERVAKSAR; encoded by the coding sequence ATGAGCGCAGAAGAAATGATTGAAGAAAACGTTGAAGCACAGGCCAAGCCCGAAAATAAAGAGGGACCGAACTATCTTCTCTTCAACAAATGGGATCTTTCAGAAGTCCAGATCAACGATCCCGGCCTTGTCCGCTACGTAAGCATCGACTCGGCGATCGTTCCGCACTGCAGCGGAAGAATGCAGGGGCAGCAGTTCCTCAAGTCCGAGATGTTCATCGTCGAGCGCCTTATCAACAGGCTGATGCAGACGGAGACCAATACAGGCAAAAAAGAGCTTACGACCCGCATTGTAGAGGATGCATTCGACATTATCAACAAGAAAACAAAGAAGAACCCTGTTCAGGTTCTGGTCGACGCCATTGCAAACGCAGGTCCCCGTGAAGAAACAGTCCGTCTGAAGTACGGTGGTATCAACGTACCGAAGTCTGTCGATACCGCTCCACAGCGCAGGATCGACACCGCACTTCTGTTCATAGCACGCGGTGTCCAGCAGGCAAGCCACAAGAAGAAGAAGACTGTTGCAGCATGCCTCGCAGACGAACTCATCGCCGCTGCCGACGGGGATGCACGCAGTTTTGCAGTCTCCAAGAAGGAAGAACGCGAGCGTGTTGCAAAATCTGCACGCTAA
- a CDS encoding alpha/beta hydrolase family protein — protein sequence MKPAVAYSILVLALIAGFVLCSGCTSDGTPTEAPGGTSAAVSYSLSDNGILSVESVDYSYSLGNVTNEGENDSVKVSEVRMIDGETEVYTLLAEPQNQNPLAGIVFAPGAGVSADSHLNRSVEYAESGIAFMVVDVRGNGGKTPGVALNFQNEYATAATGKTPQYYSIIFDLIAAKNYLKEIYGENFPVYVMGSSNGGRYAAIAAAIDPGFAGYFGVSTSGYEYEEGVNGADVDLFIRSINPDTYIADISPAETVIFHAPDDDIIEYQYGLDFFNKASEPKDFVAFNGTHGINDEVDAYIETLLAGS from the coding sequence ATGAAACCTGCTGTTGCTTATTCCATACTGGTTCTTGCACTCATCGCTGGTTTTGTCCTGTGCTCCGGATGTACATCAGATGGAACTCCGACAGAAGCGCCGGGAGGAACCTCTGCGGCAGTTTCGTATTCCCTTTCCGATAACGGAATACTGAGTGTCGAGAGCGTGGATTATTCGTATTCCCTGGGGAATGTTACGAACGAAGGCGAAAATGATTCGGTAAAAGTGTCGGAAGTTCGTATGATCGATGGTGAGACAGAGGTGTATACACTTCTTGCAGAACCGCAAAACCAGAATCCTCTGGCAGGAATCGTCTTTGCACCCGGCGCAGGAGTGAGTGCGGATTCACACCTTAATCGTTCGGTTGAGTATGCAGAATCCGGCATCGCATTCATGGTAGTTGATGTACGCGGCAACGGCGGAAAAACGCCCGGAGTTGCTCTCAACTTCCAGAATGAGTATGCTACTGCGGCAACAGGAAAAACACCGCAGTATTATTCGATCATCTTCGACCTGATCGCAGCAAAGAACTATCTTAAAGAGATATACGGTGAGAATTTCCCTGTTTATGTCATGGGCTCTTCAAACGGCGGAAGGTACGCAGCAATTGCAGCGGCCATAGATCCCGGATTTGCAGGATACTTCGGTGTATCTACATCGGGCTATGAATATGAAGAGGGCGTGAACGGGGCGGATGTCGATCTCTTTATCAGGAGCATCAACCCCGATACATATATTGCAGATATCTCCCCCGCAGAAACGGTGATCTTCCATGCACCCGATGACGATATAATCGAGTACCAGTACGGACTTGATTTTTTCAACAAGGCATCAGAGCCGAAGGATTTTGTGGCGTTTAACGGCACACACGGGATTAACGACGAAGTGGACGCGTACATAGAGACTCTGCTGGCAGGAAGCTAA